Below is a genomic region from Rhododendron vialii isolate Sample 1 chromosome 5a, ASM3025357v1.
AACAGAAAAATCCAAAGGAAAAACAATGTAGAAAATAAAAGGTCTAACTGTTCAACTCACCTCACAATTATCAATCTAGGCTAAAACTGGAACAAAAAGATTCAGAATCATAGTCTAATCCCCATTTCAATCAAGACCTGCACATATAAAATGGTTGAGATCATCTCTTTCCTTCATACTAACATAGACTGACtgccaatccaaaaaaaaaaagaaagacccTGACAAGTAGAACTCTACTTACACCCAGGCAACATCAAAGGGGCTTGTACTGTTGTACAGCTACATCAAGGTTGTGCGGTTAAGTTGAGCTCCTGCGTTAGTTCGTATTCCTCTCTCGTTGCACTTCGTAAATCTTTTGATCCATACCAAATTGATAGATTTTGTCactgtttttttattaatgatatttgTCTCGAAGCCGTTTCCATGTTAGCGCTGTTTTCTCTTTTAGTGCTATTGTGTTGCCTGGGGTTACTTGTGTCGCTGTGGAGAATGATTAATTTGGTTAGAATTGGAATCAAAACTTTTGTATTCCATAGTCCTATTCACTCTCCCCTCTAATCATATTATTATGATCGGTGTTTTCAAGCATTTGTGCTTTTGTTCAGGTTGGCTTTTATTACTTCTGTACTTTCCTTATGGTTCAGCACAACCAGTTATATAGATTCTGCTTAGCCCATTTCATGCAAACTAAAATCTTCTGTACAGGGTTTGTCTCTGTACCTCTGCTCATGCACGATTTAAGCCGCAGGATTGCACAAAAGACTCTTCGGGCGAAAAGTCTTTTGTGCAATCATGCCACTGAAATTGCACGAGAACAGAGGTGTAGACACAGTTCGGTACAGACAAAGTTCGGTACAAGGGACCTGAGGTGATTTCATTCGGTTCTTCATATTTGGATAGGCTGTTGTCTGGAGTTGGATTTCTTGCTTCCCATTTCACAGCGTGCCAATTGTAATTGTATTCTCCTAGATTGTTTAAATCACCCTTTGATTTGCAAGCATCAAAGGAAGTGTCTAAGTTTTCCATAGACATAAATATCTAAGGTCCCACGGGATTATGTGCCACCAGCTCGTCCTTTTGGCAAACGAAGCTTTTCAATACTTTTTTTCATGCACCCACATTGGTTATAatctttttgagcttttttctTTCTATGCATACAAGTTTGGTGGGACCCTTaaattttactccctccgtccccattttATTTGCTTGTTATTAGGAATACAACTTCTTAGGAGCTGCTTTTATAAGTCTTCAGATTTTCACAATTAACCTAGAGATTTCGAACTTGCTATGGAGTCAAACCCTTTACTTTTAAACCGAGGGGGATAAATTGGAAGTCTACCCTCTTTTGGTTGCTAATTGTAGAAATGAAGCACCAATTTGGGACGGCTCAAAATGGAAACATTAGCAAACAAAACGGGATAGAGGAATAGTAGTATTAGAAAGGATGGTTTTCCAGGAAACAATATGAAAATGGCATTGCTACAGCAGGGGGTCTGATCCGAGACCGCCATGGAAGGTGGATTAAaggttttcaaaaatatattgggGCTAGTAATAGCATGGGAGCCGAGATGTGGACTCTTCGTGACGGTTTAAACATGGCAGCTGATCTCAATCTTAACAATTTACAAGTGGAAACTGATGCCAGTCTTGTCGTTGTAGCTTTAAATTCTCACAGTGATGTTTCTTATGCATTAGAGTTCTATTATTTGTGACTGCAGGACCCTATATATTGACCAAATGCCATGTTTCGGAGATTTACTAAGTTTGCCGAGAGGATAATAGAAGTGCAGATTTATTAGCTAAGAGCAGAATAGAAGTGCAGATTTATTAGCCAAAGATACTTCTAATCTTAGTTCTTTCAGTTGTAATGTTGCGAGTACGCCCTCCCTTCTTTTATGTTGCAACAACTTCATGATGATTAAATACCCCAGAAtctctattgtttagttttccaTGAGTCCCTCTTTGAGCAAGCAAAAAAAAGTATTAGAAAGGATGTATAAAATGTGTTTTCTTAGAGCAAGTCTACTTGTTAGTGCTAAAATGGCattgttaaatttatttatttttttgattgactACAGTGCTATTTTTTCAACAATAATAAAGTTATTTCATCAGTGCGTGCAATGTCAATTTGGTAGAATTACGTTTCTCAGCTTTGGTAACAGTActcttttccctttttaaagGTGTTGTGGCAAGTTTGACAATGCCAAATCTAATAAGAAAGATGACATCTGTCAAAATGTCACACTGAATTCGGCGCAAAATTGAAGATGCTAATTTAACTATTCTGACAGCATCAAGGGGTGCACTTAGGTGCTAGGAGTAAGGAGGTCAATAGTTCAATCCCTCGAAGATGCTAATTTAATTAACTATTCTGACAATACTAACTTTCACCGAGAAAAAAAAGTAAGCTTATACAAATCAAATTTAAAAGCGCCTCCACGGCAGAATGCAATAGTCTAGTTAAAGTTCAAACAATCCTTCTACCACCACACCCATTCACACATCCAtttacacacccacactcacaacaaAGCTGGAGTCCGCACATACTACACACTCAATGTGTGTGGGTCCCACCTttgttgtgagtgtgggtgtatAAATAGGTGTGTGaatgggtgtggttgtagaattatTGCTCTTTTAAATGTGgggatgtcaaattttttaaaggCATCTCTGACCAAGGATGTCAAATATGACACAGCATAGCAAACGGATGAATTGGCATTGAACCAACTCCAACCAAGATGTCAATTGCTTAGCTATTACTACCGTCGTGTTCATTAGATACACAGGATGACATAGAATATGAAATTAAGAACTTTTTGTGCGAGTTGAATTAAAACCCGactttggaaaaattaaaattctgtGCGACCTGTTCATGAAAGTATGATTTTCAGTGAGTAAAATTAATCCCGGCTTCAAGAATAAATGAACTCAAATTAACCTCCCAAACTCCACCcaattttgaagaaataaatgAAGATGTAATATTTCCCTCTCTGAAGAAAATAAGTCAATTAAAGATCTGAAAATCCAAAACATATTGCATGCAAttacctctctctttttttccaatctttcccaattttgaaaagaaaaaaaatgagaaagtcATAAGAATTATTAAAGGGCACTAAGTGGGGGGAAGATTAGGATAAGTAGTAATAGTAGGATGTGCAGGGAAAAGGATGTGAATTTGTTAAATTCAAATTGGTAATCCAACAACCAACGAAAAGATACcacctactccctccgtccctttttaagtgtcctgcttcgtaattccaatttattaaaaagacatcatcattatacctttcacatcaactttttccaccactttccctatttacccattatcattacatttttactcacttactttttaaaatggaatctacttttagggacaaaatagacaattcaccaacttttacccactaactttacaaaatggacacttattaagggacagcccaaaatgaaataccggactataaataagagacggagggagtattactttATAAACATAAATGAAAAACCTATATATATTCTCCATTAAGGGATGGAATTTCGGAGGCTTATGGGATTTCAACACATTTGCTTATGGGAGAAGTATTTATAAATTTGATGACATCTCCTTTCTCATGTCAAATGTTTTCGTTATTATTTTACATacaaaaacttaaaattgaaaacatagcaaaataagaaaattgacATTTAGATtaaagggaatgacttcggtgtccccggttattttggggatatcataacttttggcataataaaatcattatgagtataagcaaaacccattacaagcataacagaaccatagtaaggcataaccaaaaccatagcaccTTTGTTGGGTTTAGCtacgccttggttggttttttggatattccttggttatgtcttgtttgggttctgttatacttgtaattgattttagttatgctcttaataataaaattataccaaaaattacggtgACTCCAAAATAACCGGGACACCGTAACATCGTCCCTTAGATTAGAATGGGTATTTTAGAAATGTCAGATTCTAGCAACGAACAAGGCCGACCCATTTTACTAGGCTGCGTAATTGGTACTGCTTGCTTGCGGGGAAGGCGGGAACGGAATCGATCAAAGCCCAACTCCATGGATCCGGCGTGGATTCATCcgacccatatatatatatatatagccaccatttttgaaaaaaaagctACTTTACCGATTCCAAGTAAAAATACACGGGACTGGTCAGAAAATGAGCCAGCAGTTTTGTGGATCAGTTGTATAATCAGGAGTAAATtgtttttgaagaagaagaagaagaagaaggcaaagCAGACTAAGCAGTAGCCATGGGGGGTAGCCAATCCACTGTACCAAGGGTGACGTTCCATCTGCCGTTTGACGTAACGATCGAAATCCTATCGAGATTGCCAGTGAAATCCCTCTTGCGATTCAAATCCGTATGCAAAACCTGGTACGCTCTCATCGAAAACCCTGATTTTATTGCCAAGCATCTTCAAACCCATTCCGCTCTCAATTCCGCCTCTCTCCTAGTAACCACTTACAATCGCGAAACCAAAAACAGTGTAATGTCCTTGGTAATGAACGATGGGTTTAATAAAGGTCCTATCAATCTCTATTTCCCACCTTTGAAAAGGAGGAGTTATCTTTCCGTTGGGGGTATCTGTAATGGTCTTGTTTGCGTTAGTGTTTCTCGATATGGATTTCCCTTGATTCTATGCAATCCCGCAACTAGACAGTTTCGAGAAATCCCGGGTGCCGAATGGCAAGGGGCACACATTCCGGATCACAATGTGTTGTTAAAAGTTAAACGAATCAGTTTTGGGTTTGGCTTCCATCCCAGCACTAATGATTACAAGTTGATTAGGATTGTGTATTATGCTAGTCCTATCAGGAAACACAACATCCGAGCTGATCTGTATGTGATGAGCACTGATACGTGGACAAAAATTGATCCTAATAAGCTTTCATTGTTCGTGGGGGAGGAGGATGAATTTGGGGAGGATAACAACTTTGTGCTCGTGGAGATTTTTGGATCTTCTGCTTCAGCGGTCCTGAGTGGAGTTTTCTATTGGCCGGCACATGTAGCCTCAACTAATGAATTGATTGTTGTGTCCTTCGACATGGGTGATGAGGTGTTCAGAGAAATAAGAACACCATCATGTTTGAATAATGAAACTTGGTATGCAACAAACTGGCGATTGACGGAATTAAATGATAAACTTGCTCTGTTTATTTTACTACCTTGTGACAGATACTGTGATGTGTGGGACCTGTGGGTGTTGAATGAAAGTGAGAGTTCTTGGACTAACCAAGTTAAAGTTCGATCTTCTCCAAGGATTGCAAGTACTGTGGGAAATTGGGAACGTGGTGAATTAACAGTGGTGGGATGTGCAAAAAATGGTCAATTGTTAGTGACTTACCATACAATATCTGGTGATTTAAATGTCTTTTTGTATGATCCACAAACCCGGAAAACTGTGGATCTTTATTTTGCTCAGGTTGCGTATGCACCACGTGTTTACTTGTATGAGGGCACACTGCTTCCGCTCATGCAACCAAATGAAGTCATGGAAGTAGAAGAGGAAGCACTGAATTCATGTGAGTAGCTGTTTTGAATGCCTTGTCTGTTCAGTGTTCCCGCTTATTTTAGTTGTGCTATTTAAAAA
It encodes:
- the LOC131326991 gene encoding F-box/kelch-repeat protein At3g23880-like; the protein is MGGSQSTVPRVTFHLPFDVTIEILSRLPVKSLLRFKSVCKTWYALIENPDFIAKHLQTHSALNSASLLVTTYNRETKNSVMSLVMNDGFNKGPINLYFPPLKRRSYLSVGGICNGLVCVSVSRYGFPLILCNPATRQFREIPGAEWQGAHIPDHNVLLKVKRISFGFGFHPSTNDYKLIRIVYYASPIRKHNIRADLYVMSTDTWTKIDPNKLSLFVGEEDEFGEDNNFVLVEIFGSSASAVLSGVFYWPAHVASTNELIVVSFDMGDEVFREIRTPSCLNNETWYATNWRLTELNDKLALFILLPCDRYCDVWDLWVLNESESSWTNQVKVRSSPRIASTVGNWERGELTVVGCAKNGQLLVTYHTISGDLNVFLYDPQTRKTVDLYFAQVAYAPRVYLYEGTLLPLMQPNEVMEVEEEALNSCE